In one window of Polyangia bacterium DNA:
- a CDS encoding alpha/beta fold hydrolase, whose protein sequence is MGLLDELRARAASLTRDLTEGVADSGHTAVYLRQLLRGNRADRVQSAPVPTVTMAGEDHPLPPAGPPVLLIHGYLATRGSLHLLEGQLVHRGHVVMSYPLGPINLRDIRDSAGLIARKVESVVTQTGVERIDIVGHSMGGLVGLYYLKRLGGRHRVRRLILLGTPAQGTWSALLGLVTAPLGVASLQLLPGSPFLRDLSEGPLPAGAEVISIGAERDWLAPMPSTMLAGVRHLALPTGHSGLLVEAEVAEVIDRLLRDRGAVVDGAPPTT, encoded by the coding sequence ATGGGGCTTTTAGACGAGCTGCGCGCCCGTGCCGCCAGCCTGACCAGAGACCTGACCGAAGGTGTCGCCGACTCTGGGCACACCGCGGTCTATCTGCGCCAGCTTCTGCGCGGCAACCGCGCCGATCGCGTGCAGTCCGCGCCCGTCCCGACGGTGACCATGGCCGGCGAGGACCACCCGCTGCCGCCCGCTGGTCCGCCGGTCCTGCTCATTCACGGTTATCTGGCCACGCGTGGGTCGCTGCACCTTTTGGAAGGTCAGCTGGTCCATCGAGGCCACGTGGTGATGAGCTATCCGCTGGGGCCGATCAACCTGCGCGACATCCGCGACTCGGCCGGGCTCATCGCCCGCAAGGTCGAGTCGGTGGTGACCCAGACCGGCGTCGAACGCATCGACATCGTCGGGCATTCGATGGGCGGACTGGTCGGGCTTTACTATTTGAAACGATTGGGCGGCCGGCACCGGGTGCGGCGTCTCATCCTGCTCGGGACGCCGGCCCAGGGGACCTGGTCGGCGCTGCTGGGTCTGGTCACCGCCCCGCTGGGCGTGGCCAGTTTGCAGTTGCTGCCCGGCAGCCCGTTTCTGCGCGATCTAAGCGAAGGGCCCCTGCCCGCCGGCGCCGAGGTCATCTCTATCGGCGCCGAACGGGATTGGCTGGCCCCAATGCCGTCAACCATGCTGGCCGGCGTGCGCCATCTGGCCTTGCCGACGGGGCATTCCGGACTGCTGGTCGAGGCGGAAGTGGCCGAGGTGATCGACCGCCTGCTGCGCGACAGGGGCGCGGTTGTTGACGGCGCCCCCCCAACAACTTAA
- a CDS encoding MBL fold metallo-hydrolase, with protein sequence MELTFWGVRGSIPAPGPGTTRFGGNTACISLRTADDRLIVLDCGTGARNLGISLMSGPLGSGRGAASILLTHAHWDHIQGFPFFVPLYVPGNVFNIFGGGKSSAMLEGILEGQMAPQYFPVQTLKNMGATIEIAAVTEGAPFDVEGCRVIACANPHGRSGALAFRIEEAGRAVVYASDAGYPSAGPPEASLALYRGADVLIHDSTYTPEDRRRYPDRGLSSIEDAVSVAVRSAVKTLVLFHYDQDYTDSDVDALLARGRRLLDEQGGNAIKLVGAAEGNSLTV encoded by the coding sequence ATGGAGTTGACGTTCTGGGGCGTGCGCGGATCGATCCCGGCGCCGGGGCCGGGCACCACGCGCTTTGGCGGCAACACGGCGTGCATCTCGCTGCGCACCGCCGACGATCGTCTGATCGTCCTCGACTGCGGCACCGGCGCGCGCAATCTGGGAATTTCGCTGATGAGCGGGCCTCTCGGCAGCGGGCGTGGCGCCGCCAGCATCTTGCTGACCCACGCCCACTGGGACCACATCCAGGGCTTTCCGTTCTTCGTGCCGCTTTACGTTCCCGGCAACGTCTTCAACATCTTCGGCGGCGGCAAAAGCTCGGCGATGCTGGAGGGGATCTTGGAAGGGCAGATGGCGCCGCAATATTTTCCGGTGCAGACGCTGAAGAACATGGGCGCCACCATCGAGATCGCCGCCGTCACCGAAGGCGCGCCGTTCGACGTGGAAGGCTGCCGCGTGATCGCCTGCGCCAATCCGCACGGCCGCTCGGGCGCGCTGGCCTTTCGCATCGAAGAGGCCGGCCGCGCGGTGGTCTACGCCAGCGACGCCGGCTATCCCTCCGCCGGCCCGCCCGAGGCGTCGCTGGCCTTGTATCGCGGCGCCGACGTGCTGATCCACGACAGCACGTACACGCCGGAAGATCGCCGCCGCTATCCCGACCGCGGCCTGTCGTCGATCGAAGACGCCGTCTCGGTCGCGGTCCGCTCGGCGGTGAAGACGCTGGTCTTGTTTCACTATGACCAGGACTACACCGACAGCGACGTCGACGCCTTGCTGGCGCGCGGTCGCCGCCTGCTCGACGAGCAAGGTGGCAACGCGATCAAGCTGGTCGGCGCCGCCGAAGGTAACAGCCTCACGGTCTGA
- a CDS encoding protein kinase, whose translation MERSILPSSGMSATREIAARRYRIERYLTEGGMGAIYIGKKLGPGGFEKEVVLKQLLPEYTSRPEFRDLFFREAKISATLDHVNIVHTFDLVESDESLFIVMEFVRGADLRTIIRRAKYRRRELSVSAAIHVALEILAGLSYAHKRRNPSGASLGIIHRDVSPSNILCSAQGEVKLSDFGIAKASSHASVFYRVRGKVGYMSPEQARNETIDARTDLYSVAVCLYEALTIERLFIGDLSTPPDVIYGQPLLPPSRKRKGLPTDLDRVLLKALAIDAGQRYQDAGAFAEALRQVAHRHNLLSSAPQLAEHLREILGSDPGRWLQDDKGEPSDPETHKLPTQTMEGKEAQSLGIVEGANLYVVSGGDVVSPNTVVPPSKSGSGMRAVPPPSGSETTRKVPDPRRAAELASDLFISVVDDEEEPTRLRDFSSGPPARGQSPAAAAATKPVAAVSSPPARLRIPPPPPREALAPPRPSTPDSPFEDADERDQFPATPPPVSIAPVPTGRSTGNHVPAGYSASSRPVAPAPVSQRLPSQSIIQPRLDRSPTPRELPRVGPVNLRPPETIDFRAEAPVAIRRGGPPGLLVLLVLVAAAVGGVKLAEFVTRADMVSLSETK comes from the coding sequence TTGGAAAGGTCGATCCTACCCTCGTCGGGGATGAGCGCCACCCGCGAGATTGCGGCCCGTCGATACCGTATTGAACGTTATCTGACCGAAGGCGGGATGGGCGCCATCTACATCGGCAAGAAGCTGGGACCCGGCGGCTTTGAAAAAGAAGTCGTGCTCAAGCAGCTTCTGCCCGAATACACCTCGCGGCCCGAGTTTCGCGATCTGTTTTTCCGCGAGGCTAAGATCTCCGCCACTCTCGACCACGTCAACATCGTCCACACGTTCGATCTGGTCGAATCCGACGAATCGCTGTTCATCGTGATGGAGTTCGTGCGCGGCGCCGACCTGCGCACGATCATCCGGCGGGCCAAGTATCGGCGCCGGGAATTGTCCGTGTCCGCCGCCATTCACGTGGCGCTGGAGATCCTGGCCGGGCTTTCCTACGCGCACAAGCGCCGCAATCCCAGCGGCGCCTCGCTGGGGATCATTCACCGCGACGTCTCGCCGTCGAACATCCTCTGCTCGGCGCAAGGCGAGGTGAAGCTGTCCGACTTTGGCATCGCCAAGGCGTCATCACACGCCTCGGTTTTTTATCGCGTGCGCGGCAAGGTCGGGTACATGTCGCCCGAACAGGCGCGCAACGAGACCATCGACGCGCGCACCGATCTGTATTCGGTGGCGGTCTGTCTTTATGAAGCGCTGACCATCGAACGTCTGTTCATCGGCGATCTCAGCACGCCTCCGGACGTGATTTATGGACAGCCACTGCTGCCACCCTCGCGCAAGCGCAAGGGATTACCCACCGATCTGGATCGGGTGCTCTTGAAGGCGTTGGCCATCGACGCCGGCCAGCGCTATCAGGACGCGGGCGCCTTCGCCGAAGCCTTGCGCCAGGTGGCCCACCGCCACAACCTGCTGTCCTCGGCGCCGCAATTGGCGGAACACCTGCGCGAAATTCTGGGCTCCGATCCCGGTCGCTGGTTACAGGACGACAAAGGCGAGCCCTCCGATCCCGAAACCCACAAGCTGCCCACCCAGACCATGGAAGGAAAAGAAGCGCAGTCTCTGGGAATTGTGGAAGGCGCAAACTTGTACGTCGTCAGCGGCGGGGACGTGGTAAGCCCAAATACCGTGGTACCGCCGAGTAAGTCCGGTTCTGGTATGCGCGCTGTGCCTCCGCCTTCAGGCTCGGAGACCACGCGCAAAGTGCCCGACCCGCGGCGCGCCGCCGAGTTGGCCAGCGATCTGTTCATCTCGGTCGTGGACGATGAAGAAGAGCCGACGCGCCTACGCGATTTCTCGTCGGGACCGCCTGCGCGCGGCCAATCGCCGGCCGCCGCCGCGGCCACCAAACCAGTCGCCGCCGTCTCTAGCCCGCCGGCCCGCCTGCGCATTCCGCCCCCCCCACCGCGCGAGGCGTTGGCGCCGCCGCGTCCGTCCACGCCGGACTCCCCCTTCGAGGATGCCGACGAGCGCGATCAATTTCCTGCCACCCCACCGCCGGTCAGCATAGCTCCGGTGCCGACTGGTCGCTCCACGGGGAACCATGTGCCGGCTGGTTATTCTGCGAGCAGCCGTCCGGTTGCGCCGGCACCCGTCTCGCAGCGTCTGCCGTCGCAGTCGATCATTCAGCCGCGTCTAGATCGCTCGCCCACCCCGCGCGAGCTGCCGCGGGTCGGCCCGGTCAACCTGCGCCCGCCCGAGACCATCGACTTTCGCGCGGAAGCACCGGTGGCGATCCGGCGGGGAGGCCCACCTGGATTGCTGGTGCTGCTGGTGCTCGTGGCCGCCGCCGTCGGTGGCGTCAAGCTGGCCGAGTTCGTGACCCGGGCCGACATGGTGAGCTTATCCGAAACGAAATGA
- a CDS encoding TlyA family RNA methyltransferase yields the protein MAGDGQRPSKKVRADLLAVEQGLAPSRERARALILAGELLAGDHAVAKAGELLPLSADLRLRNAPMPYVSRGGLKLAHALATFAVDPSGLVALDIGASTGGFTDCLLQRGATRVYCVDVGHGQLAWKLASDGRVRVLDKTNIRLATADLLPEPADLVVIDVSFISLRLVLPAVRLLARTGAPVLALVKPQFEVGRADVGKGGIVRDEAARARALAEVAAAAAQLGFTVVGDTPSPITGGKGNIEFLLYLRCPA from the coding sequence GTGGCCGGCGACGGGCAACGCCCCAGCAAAAAAGTTCGCGCCGATCTCCTGGCGGTGGAACAAGGACTGGCGCCATCACGCGAGCGAGCCCGGGCGCTGATTCTAGCGGGCGAGCTGTTGGCGGGCGATCACGCAGTGGCCAAGGCGGGTGAGCTGCTGCCACTGTCGGCGGACCTGCGGCTGCGAAATGCACCCATGCCGTACGTCTCGCGCGGGGGGCTGAAGCTGGCGCACGCGCTGGCGACGTTCGCGGTCGACCCATCGGGACTGGTGGCGCTGGACATCGGCGCGTCGACGGGCGGGTTCACCGATTGCCTGCTTCAGCGCGGAGCGACCCGCGTCTATTGCGTCGACGTGGGGCATGGACAGCTGGCTTGGAAGCTGGCCTCCGATGGGCGCGTGCGTGTCCTCGACAAGACCAACATTCGCCTGGCTACCGCCGATCTCCTGCCCGAACCGGCCGACCTGGTGGTCATCGACGTCTCTTTCATTTCGCTGCGCCTGGTGTTGCCGGCGGTGCGCCTCCTGGCCCGAACGGGCGCGCCGGTCCTGGCGCTGGTGAAACCGCAATTCGAGGTCGGCCGCGCCGACGTCGGCAAGGGTGGCATCGTGCGCGACGAAGCGGCGCGGGCCCGCGCGCTGGCAGAAGTGGCGGCGGCGGCGGCGCAGCTTGGCTTCACTGTCGTCGGCGACACGCCGTCACCCATCACCGGCGGCAAAGGCAACATCGAGTTCTTGCTTTACCTGCGCTGCCCGGCCTGA
- a CDS encoding NAD-dependent epimerase/dehydratase family protein has product MRILLTGAAGFIGSHLADRLLARGDQVIGIDNFDPFYPRSTKLRNLVGPSTNPAFAFHEGDITAAADLDAALERAAAGCDVVVHLAALAGVRPSIAQPLRYGHVNVMGTMQILDLCRRRGIRRLVFASSSSVYGSDSAVPFRESDPCQRPLSPYASTKRSGELLAFTAHHLDELDVTCLRFFTVYGPRQRPDLAIHKFTRLIAAGRPIELFGDGSTSRDYTWIDDIATGVVAAIDEQAAASTPDYRVYNLGGSRTTSLDELVKLIAGALGKEPVIVRQPEQPGDMRRTLADVTLSSQRLGYAPRVAIEDGIARFVAWWRSENAGG; this is encoded by the coding sequence ATGCGCATCCTCCTCACCGGCGCCGCGGGCTTCATCGGCTCTCACCTGGCCGACCGTCTGCTTGCCCGCGGCGACCAGGTGATCGGCATCGACAACTTCGATCCGTTTTATCCGCGCTCAACCAAGCTGCGAAACCTGGTTGGCCCGTCGACGAACCCTGCCTTCGCCTTTCACGAAGGGGACATCACCGCGGCGGCGGACCTGGACGCGGCGCTGGAGCGCGCGGCCGCAGGGTGTGACGTCGTCGTCCATCTGGCCGCTCTGGCGGGCGTGCGGCCATCAATCGCCCAGCCGTTGCGTTATGGCCACGTCAATGTCATGGGCACGATGCAGATCCTCGACCTCTGCCGCCGCCGCGGCATCCGGCGGCTGGTCTTCGCTTCATCGTCGTCGGTCTACGGCAGCGACAGCGCGGTCCCGTTTCGCGAATCGGATCCCTGCCAGCGGCCCCTGTCGCCGTACGCGTCCACCAAACGGTCGGGCGAGCTGCTGGCGTTCACGGCGCACCACCTTGATGAGCTCGACGTGACCTGCCTGCGCTTCTTCACGGTGTATGGGCCGCGCCAGCGCCCGGACCTGGCCATCCACAAGTTCACGCGCCTCATCGCCGCCGGCCGTCCGATCGAGCTGTTCGGCGACGGCAGCACCTCGCGCGACTACACCTGGATCGACGACATCGCCACCGGCGTGGTGGCCGCTATCGACGAGCAGGCGGCGGCCAGCACGCCCGACTATCGGGTGTACAACTTGGGCGGCTCGCGAACCACGTCGCTGGACGAGTTGGTGAAACTGATTGCCGGGGCGTTGGGCAAGGAACCGGTGATCGTCCGCCAGCCGGAGCAGCCGGGCGACATGCGGCGCACGCTGGCCGACGTAACCCTGTCGTCGCAGCGTTTGGGTTATGCGCCGCGTGTGGCGATCGAAGACGGGATCGCCCGCTTCGTCGCCTGGTGGCGATCAGAAAACGCCGGCGGCTGA
- a CDS encoding ABC transporter permease, with protein sequence MAGFLSFVARRGLGAVAAVVLVSLAVFAMRHAVPGDPVDAMLGEQATDADRDALRACLDLDKGIGGQLRAFAHDVFSGTLGISCNDRRSTVASLIAAAYPRTIELALAAVALALVLAVPLGTLASLRPGSWLDSAVMGTALAGISVPAMWLGPLLLAFFYVRLGWLPGPADPPSAAGALILPAFTLASHLAAMLARMTRSSLLEVSGEDFMRTARSKGLSRWAALRRHALPNALLPVVTVAGIQLGALLAGAIITEKIFARPGLGTLLLDAISVRDWKVVQGVVLVIAVSYVLINVLVDVMYALLDPRIRLR encoded by the coding sequence ATGGCGGGCTTCCTGTCTTTCGTCGCGCGGCGGGGATTGGGAGCCGTCGCCGCGGTGGTGCTGGTGTCGCTGGCGGTGTTCGCCATGCGCCACGCCGTGCCCGGCGATCCCGTCGACGCCATGCTGGGCGAGCAAGCCACCGACGCCGATCGCGACGCCCTGCGCGCTTGCCTGGATCTGGACAAAGGCATCGGGGGCCAGCTGCGCGCGTTCGCCCATGACGTGTTTTCCGGCACGCTGGGGATCTCGTGCAACGATCGCCGGTCGACGGTGGCGTCGCTGATCGCCGCCGCCTACCCGCGCACCATCGAGCTGGCCCTGGCCGCCGTGGCGCTGGCGCTGGTGCTGGCGGTGCCGCTGGGCACCCTGGCGTCGCTGCGTCCGGGATCGTGGCTGGACAGCGCGGTGATGGGAACGGCGCTGGCCGGGATCTCCGTGCCGGCGATGTGGCTGGGGCCTTTGCTGCTGGCGTTTTTCTACGTGCGCCTGGGCTGGCTGCCCGGGCCGGCCGATCCACCGTCCGCGGCAGGCGCGTTGATCTTGCCGGCGTTCACCCTGGCCAGCCACCTGGCGGCCATGCTGGCGCGCATGACCCGCTCGTCGTTGCTGGAAGTGAGCGGCGAGGACTTCATGCGCACCGCCCGTTCGAAAGGTCTGTCGCGCTGGGCGGCCCTGCGCCGGCACGCGCTGCCGAACGCGCTGCTGCCGGTGGTGACGGTGGCGGGCATTCAGCTGGGCGCGCTTTTGGCCGGCGCCATCATCACCGAGAAGATCTTCGCCCGGCCCGGCTTGGGCACCCTGCTGCTGGACGCGATCAGCGTGCGCGACTGGAAGGTGGTGCAAGGCGTGGTGCTGGTGATCGCGGTTTCGTACGTGCTGATCAACGTGCTGGTCGACGTGATGTACGCGCTTTTGGATCCGCGGATCAGGCTGCGATAG
- a CDS encoding sigma 54-dependent Fis family transcriptional regulator produces the protein MSIDRSATRIIDPLAAFVRQAGRGRFLVVKGPDRGESIRLGEESMTLGSGAGSDVLLSDPTVSRRHLVAEPQGQSLVVRDLGSTNGSFVQGSRFQELTLGFGAEVTIGQTTLKYVPDEEAVDVPPSNEEAFGSLVGRDPKLRKLFRLLGDVAATDATVLLEGETGTGKELFAEEIHRHSARANGPFIVFDCGAVPSDLIESALFGHVRGAFTGAISDRRGAFEEADGGTLFLDEIGELAPEMQPSLLRALDKHTIRPVGASGYQQVSVRVVAATNRDLRAEIAAKRFREDLYYRLAVVRIAVPALRDRLDDVPLLVSLFVRHFAGNRSLEILDEQVQRLRNHRWPGNVRELRNVVERACALSRGSRLELEDAMDDRPTGRTPSAEPTLAGDVDLPFKEAKSRVVDDFERRYVESLLLRHRGNLSAAARSAEIDRKHLRELLRKHGLREPSE, from the coding sequence ATGAGCATCGACCGGTCAGCGACCCGCATCATCGATCCGTTGGCCGCGTTCGTGCGGCAGGCGGGCCGGGGACGTTTTTTGGTGGTGAAGGGCCCTGACCGCGGCGAATCCATCCGGCTTGGCGAGGAATCGATGACCCTGGGCTCGGGCGCGGGCAGCGACGTATTGCTCAGCGATCCCACGGTGTCGCGCCGCCACCTGGTCGCCGAGCCGCAAGGGCAAAGCTTGGTGGTGCGCGATCTGGGATCGACCAACGGCTCATTCGTTCAAGGCTCACGCTTTCAAGAGCTGACCTTGGGTTTTGGCGCCGAGGTGACCATCGGCCAGACAACGTTGAAGTACGTGCCCGACGAGGAAGCCGTCGACGTCCCGCCGTCCAACGAAGAAGCCTTCGGTTCGCTGGTGGGTCGCGATCCCAAGCTGCGCAAGCTGTTCCGCCTGCTGGGCGACGTGGCCGCTACCGACGCCACGGTGTTGCTGGAGGGCGAGACCGGCACCGGCAAGGAATTGTTCGCCGAGGAGATCCACCGTCACAGCGCGCGCGCCAACGGACCGTTCATCGTGTTCGACTGTGGCGCGGTGCCGTCCGATCTGATCGAGTCCGCGCTGTTCGGCCACGTGCGCGGCGCCTTCACCGGCGCCATCTCCGATCGCCGCGGCGCCTTCGAAGAGGCCGACGGCGGCACGTTGTTCCTGGACGAGATCGGCGAGCTGGCGCCCGAGATGCAACCGTCACTGCTACGCGCGCTGGACAAGCACACCATTCGTCCTGTCGGCGCCAGCGGCTACCAGCAAGTTTCGGTGCGCGTCGTCGCGGCGACCAACCGCGATCTGCGCGCCGAGATCGCCGCCAAACGGTTTCGCGAGGATCTCTATTACCGGCTGGCGGTGGTGCGCATCGCGGTGCCGGCGCTGCGCGATCGCCTGGACGACGTGCCGCTGCTGGTGTCGCTGTTCGTGCGCCACTTTGCCGGCAATCGTTCGCTGGAGATTCTCGACGAGCAGGTGCAGCGCTTGCGCAACCACCGCTGGCCCGGCAACGTGCGCGAGCTCCGCAACGTGGTCGAGCGGGCCTGCGCGTTGTCGCGGGGGTCCCGCCTGGAACTGGAAGACGCGATGGACGATCGCCCGACCGGACGAACACCCAGCGCCGAACCGACGCTGGCTGGCGACGTGGACCTGCCCTTCAAAGAAGCCAAGTCGCGGGTGGTCGACGATTTTGAACGCCGGTACGTCGAGTCTTTGCTGCTGCGCCACCGCGGCAATCTGTCGGCCGCCGCCCGCAGCGCCGAGATCGACCGCAAGCACCTGCGCGAGCTGTTGCGCAAGCACGGCCTGCGCGAGCCCAGCGAATAG
- a CDS encoding site-specific integrase has product MARQKHAIGYRVHGPYEYRGRRRVVVVDADGRRDDRYFESEEDAKQFIRALKKKLQKLNAKPLEMALEEYRVYLRDDKGNKAKSVAHTIDQLGRFFGGMAGTVDEFEDEAACAARYDVLRQHKKKNGALLSVDTHRNALAETKTFLNWCGTKGYLKTNGLMTVKGTGKRRYGKPQLYIDEARAWSATALNLAAMGDGDEVKEGALKALMALHLGLRVSEILLRQVRDVDDRGGMLWIPDSKTAAGRRRVEVPGFLRPLLLQMAEGRPGSEFLFKYRTVSVVRNWVKRICIKAGVPKVSAHAMRGLHGTLAVDAGATSHLVASAMGHESFTTTATSYAKRESVEGAKHRKALQALTLPSDPEEASEESKLHNLLHNESIVTRRAS; this is encoded by the coding sequence ATGGCGCGACAGAAACACGCAATTGGATACCGAGTCCACGGACCGTACGAATATAGAGGACGACGGCGAGTCGTCGTTGTGGATGCAGATGGCCGACGAGACGATCGATACTTTGAATCGGAAGAAGATGCGAAGCAGTTCATCAGGGCGCTCAAGAAGAAGCTCCAAAAGCTGAACGCGAAGCCGCTGGAGATGGCGTTGGAGGAATACCGGGTGTACTTGCGCGACGACAAGGGCAACAAGGCGAAGTCGGTGGCACATACCATCGATCAACTTGGTCGCTTTTTCGGCGGGATGGCAGGAACCGTCGACGAGTTCGAGGACGAGGCGGCATGCGCGGCGCGGTATGACGTACTCCGCCAGCATAAGAAGAAAAATGGAGCGCTGCTTTCCGTCGACACCCACAGGAACGCTCTCGCGGAAACGAAAACGTTCCTGAACTGGTGCGGAACCAAGGGCTATCTCAAGACCAACGGGTTAATGACGGTGAAGGGGACTGGGAAACGCCGGTACGGCAAGCCGCAGCTTTACATCGACGAGGCCCGCGCGTGGTCGGCGACGGCTCTCAACTTGGCTGCGATGGGAGACGGGGATGAGGTCAAGGAGGGTGCGCTGAAAGCGCTCATGGCACTGCACCTGGGATTGAGGGTGTCGGAGATCCTTCTACGACAGGTGAGGGACGTGGACGACAGGGGAGGCATGTTGTGGATCCCCGATTCCAAAACGGCGGCTGGACGGCGGCGGGTTGAGGTGCCGGGATTTCTGAGGCCGCTTCTCTTGCAGATGGCCGAAGGACGCCCCGGTTCAGAGTTCCTCTTCAAATATCGGACGGTCTCCGTGGTGAGGAACTGGGTGAAACGCATCTGCATCAAGGCTGGAGTTCCGAAGGTATCCGCGCACGCGATGCGCGGCCTCCATGGAACGCTGGCCGTCGATGCCGGTGCAACCTCTCACCTGGTGGCGTCGGCCATGGGGCACGAGTCGTTCACGACCACCGCCACCAGCTACGCCAAGAGGGAGTCCGTCGAAGGCGCCAAGCACCGAAAGGCACTCCAAGCCCTCACGCTGCCGTCGGACCCGGAGGAAGCGTCTGAAGAATCGAAGTTGCACAACTTATTGCACAACGAATCGATTGTTACCCGCAGAGCGTCGTAG
- a CDS encoding DUF4388 domain-containing protein, whose protein sequence is MGSEAVQWALRFISGKYQGGEFPLRPHREIVIGRSSDLDMVLVEDMVSRKHAKITTDEKVVAIQDLGSTNGTFVNGEKIRKVDLKDGDRILIGTSIIKLVYVDGELTHSLSETEARSRMAVTANKKPPTRSMSGSIEEIPLPDLLQLLSTSRKSGVLVVRSDGGVGKLYMRKGQIYFASIDDSFNMGPRKAIFRMLSWAQGFFELEPPDERAVLEELQDSTEGLLMEGMRQLDEYRVVVEKLPPSTSRLSIPRPLEPKLRELGPEELDVFQQAMTADTIRTLLDESSLTDLSVAEKLKSLLEKGYLIVSG, encoded by the coding sequence GTGGGCTCAGAAGCCGTTCAGTGGGCACTTCGATTCATCTCGGGAAAGTATCAAGGGGGCGAGTTTCCCCTCCGGCCACATCGCGAGATCGTCATCGGCCGTTCATCCGACCTGGACATGGTCCTGGTCGAAGACATGGTGTCGCGCAAGCACGCCAAGATCACCACCGATGAGAAGGTCGTTGCCATCCAGGACCTAGGTTCGACCAACGGCACCTTCGTCAACGGCGAGAAGATCCGCAAAGTCGATCTGAAGGACGGCGATCGGATCTTGATCGGCACGTCGATCATCAAGCTGGTCTACGTCGACGGTGAATTGACCCACAGCCTGTCGGAGACCGAGGCGCGGTCGCGCATGGCGGTGACGGCGAACAAGAAACCGCCGACGCGATCGATGTCCGGCAGCATCGAAGAGATTCCGCTTCCGGACTTGCTGCAATTGCTGTCGACCAGCCGCAAGTCGGGCGTGCTGGTGGTTCGCTCCGACGGTGGCGTGGGCAAGCTGTACATGCGCAAGGGGCAGATCTACTTCGCCAGCATCGACGACAGCTTCAACATGGGCCCACGCAAAGCCATCTTTCGGATGCTGAGCTGGGCGCAAGGCTTCTTCGAACTGGAGCCGCCCGACGAGCGTGCCGTGCTGGAAGAGCTGCAAGATTCCACCGAGGGCCTGTTGATGGAAGGCATGCGCCAGCTGGACGAGTACCGCGTGGTGGTTGAAAAACTGCCGCCCTCAACGTCACGCCTCAGCATCCCGCGGCCGCTCGAGCCCAAGCTGCGCGAGCTTGGCCCTGAAGAGCTGGACGTCTTTCAGCAGGCGATGACCGCCGACACCATCCGCACGCTGCTCGACGAGAGCTCGCTGACGGATCTGTCGGTGGCCGAGAAACTGAAGAGCCTGCTCGAAAAAGGCTATCTGATCGTCAGCGGGTAA
- a CDS encoding MBL fold metallo-hydrolase, producing the protein MRIRFWGVRGSLPVPGLKTERYGGNTSCVEVRSAAGTRVVVDAGTGIRRLGKEITQSDSGGRADVHLLISHTHWDHIQGLPFFSPLYHPGSKLSVYARKRDDVHLRAVFASQTDVPYFPVPFDETKASITFRELHDSAEFAIEDIKVSCARLNHPYIATAYRLDADGASVVYVSDTAPFADILFEDQFIASPPSSGAQLPKADRDRLILMRDRVVRLCEGADLVIYDTMFTPEDYQRIPHYGHSRPADALEVCREAGARQLALFHHAPERSDAEVDAIVADTRAAVARIGVAINVVGAYEGMDVVLGRE; encoded by the coding sequence ATGAGGATTCGATTCTGGGGTGTGCGGGGTTCTCTGCCGGTCCCCGGGCTCAAGACTGAACGCTATGGAGGCAACACCTCCTGCGTCGAGGTTCGCTCGGCGGCGGGGACGCGGGTGGTGGTCGACGCCGGCACCGGCATCCGCCGCCTGGGAAAAGAGATCACCCAATCGGACAGCGGCGGCCGCGCCGACGTGCATTTGCTGATCAGCCACACCCACTGGGACCACATCCAGGGGCTGCCGTTTTTTTCGCCGCTCTATCACCCGGGCAGCAAGTTGTCCGTGTACGCGCGCAAACGCGACGACGTGCACCTGCGCGCGGTCTTCGCCTCGCAGACCGACGTCCCGTATTTTCCCGTGCCCTTCGACGAGACCAAGGCCAGCATCACCTTCCGTGAGCTGCACGATTCAGCCGAGTTCGCCATCGAAGACATCAAGGTGTCCTGCGCGCGCCTCAACCATCCGTACATCGCCACGGCGTATCGGTTGGACGCCGACGGGGCCAGCGTCGTCTATGTCTCGGACACCGCGCCCTTCGCCGACATCTTGTTCGAGGATCAATTCATCGCCAGCCCGCCGTCGTCGGGCGCGCAGCTGCCCAAGGCCGATCGCGATCGCTTGATCCTGATGCGCGATCGCGTGGTGCGCCTGTGCGAGGGCGCCGACCTGGTCATCTACGACACTATGTTCACGCCCGAGGACTACCAGCGCATTCCGCACTATGGACACTCGCGTCCGGCGGACGCGCTGGAGGTGTGTCGCGAGGCGGGCGCGCGCCAGCTGGCCTTGTTCCACCACGCGCCCGAGCGCTCCGACGCCGAGGTCGACGCCATCGTCGCCGACACGCGCGCCGCCGTCGCCCGCATCGGCGTGGCGATCAACGTCGTTGGCGCCTACGAAGGCATGGACGTGGTTCTGGGGCGCGAGTGA